In the genome of Streptomyces aquilus, the window ACGACGGCGTCGCACCGCGCGCTGTGATGCGCTCGGTCGCCTTCCTGAGCGCCGGCGCGCTCGCGGTCCCGCTGCTCGCCGGGTGCAGTTCCGAGGACCCGGCCGGCAAGCCGCTCGCGGCGTCGGACATCGGGTTCGCCGACCGCTCCCTGGTCGCCGACGGCGGCACCCTGCGCTGGGCCGTGGACTCCGTGCCGGACACCCTCAACACCTTCCAGTCGGACGCCGACGCCACCACCACCCGCGTCGCCCAGGCCGTCCTGCCGGCCATGTACCGGCTCGACGCGAACGGGCGCCCGCAGCTCGACGCCGACTACCTGGAGAAGGCCGAGGTCGTCGAGACCGAGCCCCGCCAGGTCGTGCTGTACAAGCTGAACCAGCAGGCCGTCTGGAGCGACGGCCGCGAGATCGGCGCCGCCGACTTCGCCGCCCAGTGGCGCGCCCTGTCCGGCAAGGACACCGCCTACTGGACGGCCCGCAACGCCGGCTACGACCGCATCGAGAAGATCGAGCGCGGCAAGAACGACCTCGAGGTCAAGGTCACCTTCGCGCGGCCGTACGCCGACTGGAAGTCGCTGTTCTCCCCGCTGTACCCGAAGGACGTCATGGGCACCCCGGACTCCTTCAACGACAGCGCCCGCAAGAAGCTCAAGGTCACCGCAGGTCCCTTCGCGCTGGAGAAGGTCGACCGCAAGGACGACGAGGTCACCCTCGCCCGCAACCCGCGCTGGTGGGGCCACCCCGCCAAGCTCAACGAGATCGTGCTGCGCGCCGTACCCCGCGACAAGCGGGCCGCCGCGCTCGCCGCCGGTGAACTCGACCTGGCCGAGATCGACCCGGAGTCCGTCAAGCGGATCACCGTGGCGGCGAAGGGCACGCGGAGCGCCACCCCGCTGATGGGACCCGGCAGCAACCTCAGTGCCGCCGACGCCCTGCGCTCCTGGGCCGTCGCCAAGGGCACCGACGAGGAGGCCGCCGACGACGAGATCAGCGCCCGCGAGAAGCAGCGCGAGGAAGCCGCCGCGTACGCCCGGCAGCAGCAGGCCCTGCGCGGCTTCGAGGTGCGCCGCTCCCTGGAGCCCGCCTACACCCAGCTGGCCCTCAACGGCGCCGAGGGCCCCCTCGCCGACGAGCGGGTCCGCCGTGCCGTGGCCCGCGCCATCGACCGCGAGGCCCTCGCCTCGGCCGTGCTCACCCCGCTCGGTCTGCCCGCCGAGCCGGTCGGCAGCCACCTCGCGCTCTCCGGGCAGGCCGCCTACGCCGACAACAGCGGCGCCCTCGGCGGCCAGGACACCGCGGAGGCGCAGGCCCTCCTCGCGGACGCCGGCTGGGTGCCGGGCGGTCCGCTGAAGGAGGAGAAGAAGAAGGGCGACAAGGCCGCCGGGTCCAAGGGCGAGAAGACCGCCGGGTCCAAGGGCGAGAAGGACTCCTCGGACGAGGAGGAGTCCGAGGACGGGACGTACATCGTCGGCGAGGACGACAAGGCGCCGCGCGAGGCCGACAAGGCGCTCCGCGAGGCGGACCGGGAGAAGAAGCAGGACCCCAGGAAGCACCAGGAGAGCGGGGACGGCTCCCAGCACCTCGCGCAGGACGGCAAGCAGTACGCGAACAAGCTGACGCAGGGCGGCGCCCCCGGCGCCTACGCCCCCCGCGGCACCGCCGCGCCGGCGGGCGCCGCGGCCGGGGCGCTCGCCAAGGACGGCAAGCCGCTCACGCTCCGCTTCGTGCTGCCGTCCGGGCCCGGCTCGCAGACCCTGCGCACGGTGGCCGACCGGATCTCCGGGATGCTCCAGAAGGTCGGTATCCGCACCGAGATCACCAAGGTCGCGGACGAGAGCTACTTCAAGGACCACATCGCGTCCGGCCAGTTCGACCTCGCCCTGTACTCCTGGCCCGCGTCCGCCTTCCCCGCCACCGACGCCCGGCCCATCTACGCCAAGCCGGTCCCGGCGGCCGACGGTTCCCTGAACGTCGAGCAGAACTACACCCGGGTCGGCACCGACCAGGTGGACCAGCTCTTCGACCAGGCCGTCTCCACGCTGGACGAGGACGAGAGCCGGGGCCTGATCCGCAAGGCCGACTCCCGGATCTGGGCCGCCGCCGGCTCGATCCCGCTGTACCAGCGGCCCCAGCTGACGGCCGCGCGCACGAACATCGCCAACGCCGGCGCCTTCGGCTTCCAGACCCCGGTGTTCGAGGACATGGGCTTCCTGCGGAAGGGCGCAGCGCACCCCTCGGCGAGCCCCACGGAGAAGTAGGGGATCATTCTCCGCATGTACATGCGGAGACGGACGTGGGTGGCGGGGGCGGCGCTGGTCGCCCTCGCGGCAGGACTGACGGCGTGCAGTGACTCGGACACGCGGGCGGGATCCTGCACGGACGGGACGTACACCTGGTCGGGCGTCGAGCGCACGCAGAAGGTGACCAAGCTCGCCGCCCCCATAACGATCGCGAGGACGACGGCGTCCTACAAGGCCCCGCTCGAGGTCATCGACACCGTCGTCTACAGCCGGACGGTCACCCCCGTGCCGCCCGGCGCGGGGAGATCGGGAGTACTCGCGGCGCTGGACGAGCACCTGGACGTCGACGAGTCGAAGGCCGGCGCGCGAGGGGTGGTGGACACCCGGCACGGGGACTCCTACGTGGAGGGGACGGCGCTGCACAAGGGCGCCTACTACGCCTGGAGCTACGTCGATCTCGTCGACGCCGACTTCACGTACACCTGCGAGGACGTCGACCCGGTGAAGGGGCATGTGCGCACCTGGGACGAGATCGGCTCCGACCTCCGGCCCTGCGCCGAGGCCGCGCCGAGCGACAGTGGCCGGGAGGCCGCCGCCCGCCGCTGTCCGACCGGCTCGAAGGCCGCGCGGGAGGCCTGAAACCGGCCCCCGGAGGCCGCCTCTGTCAATCCCACGTACCATGGGGTGAGGCCGTGGCATGTACAGCCCGGCAGGGTCCGCGTAACACAGACGTACGCGCAGGCCCCTTCCACACCACTCCGGGAGTACGCCGCACTATGGCCACGCGCCACGACATCCGCAATGTCGCCATCGTCGCCCACGTCGACCACGGCAAGACCACCATCGTCGACGGCATGCTGAAGCAGGCCGGCGCCTTCGCCGCGCACCAGCTCGAAGGCGTCGACGACCGCATGATGGACTCGAACGACCTGGAGCGTGAGAAGGGCATCACGATCCTGGCCAAGAACACGGCGGTGAAGTACCACCCGAAGGACGGGGGGGACGTCATCACCATCAACATCATCGACACCCCCGGCCACGCCGACTTCGGTGGCGAGGTCGAGCGCGGCCTGTCCATGGTCGACGGTGTCGTCCTGCTCGTCGACGCCTCCGAGGGCCCGCTGCCGCAGACCCGCTTCGTGCTGCGCAAGGCGCTCCAGCAGCGTCTGCCCGTCATCCTGTGCATCAACAAGACGGACCGTCCGGACTCCCGGATCGACGAGGTCGTCAACGAGACGTACGACCTCTTCCTCGACCTGGACGCGGACGAGGAGCAGATCGAGTTCCCGATCGTCTACGCCTGCGGCCGTGACGGCATCGCGTCGCTGACCAAGCCGGAGAACGGCACGGTCCCGGCCGACTCCAACAGCCTGGAGCCGTTCTTCTCGACGATCCTCCAGCACATCCCGGCCCCGACCTACGACGAGGACGCGCCGCTCCAGGCGCACGTCACCAACCTGGACGCCGACAACTTCCTCGGCCGTATCGCGCTGCTCCGCGTCGAGCAGGGCGAGCTGCGCAAGGGCCAGACCGTCACGTGGATCAAGCGCGACGGCTCCATGTCCAACGTGCGCATCACCGAGCTGCTGATGACCGAGGCGCTCACCCGCAAGCCCGCCGAGGTGGCAGGACCCGGTGACATCTGCGCCGTCGCCGGTATCGCGGACATCATGATCGGCGAGACCCTCGCGGACCCCGAGAACCCGATCCCGCTCCCGCTGATCACGGTCGACGAGCCCGCGATCTCCATGACGATCGGCACCAACACCTCGCCGCTGGTCGGCCGGGGCGGCACCGGCAAGGGCGCCGACAACAAGGCGGCCGTCAAGGACCGCAAGGTCACCGCCCGTCAGGTCAAGGACCGCCTCGACCGCGAGCTGATCGGTAACGTCTCGCTGCGCGTCCTCGACACCGAGCGTCCCGACGCCTGGGAGGTCCAGGGCCGTGGTGAGCTCGCGCTCGCCATCCTGGTCGAGCAGATGCGCCGTGAGGGCTTCGAGCTGACCATCGGCAAGCCGCAGGTCGTCACCAAGGAGGTCGACGGCAAGACGTACGAGCCCGTCGAGCGCATGACGATCGACGTGCCCGAGGAGCACATGGGCGCGGTCACGCAGCTCATGGGCGTCCGCAAGGGCCGGATGGACAACATGTCCAACCACGGCTCGGGCTGGGTGCGCATGGAGTTCGTCGTGCCGTCCCGCGGTCTCATCGGCTTCCGGACCGAGTTCCTGACCCAGACCCGCG includes:
- a CDS encoding ABC transporter family substrate-binding protein; translation: MSHDGVAPRAVMRSVAFLSAGALAVPLLAGCSSEDPAGKPLAASDIGFADRSLVADGGTLRWAVDSVPDTLNTFQSDADATTTRVAQAVLPAMYRLDANGRPQLDADYLEKAEVVETEPRQVVLYKLNQQAVWSDGREIGAADFAAQWRALSGKDTAYWTARNAGYDRIEKIERGKNDLEVKVTFARPYADWKSLFSPLYPKDVMGTPDSFNDSARKKLKVTAGPFALEKVDRKDDEVTLARNPRWWGHPAKLNEIVLRAVPRDKRAAALAAGELDLAEIDPESVKRITVAAKGTRSATPLMGPGSNLSAADALRSWAVAKGTDEEAADDEISAREKQREEAAAYARQQQALRGFEVRRSLEPAYTQLALNGAEGPLADERVRRAVARAIDREALASAVLTPLGLPAEPVGSHLALSGQAAYADNSGALGGQDTAEAQALLADAGWVPGGPLKEEKKKGDKAAGSKGEKTAGSKGEKDSSDEEESEDGTYIVGEDDKAPREADKALREADREKKQDPRKHQESGDGSQHLAQDGKQYANKLTQGGAPGAYAPRGTAAPAGAAAGALAKDGKPLTLRFVLPSGPGSQTLRTVADRISGMLQKVGIRTEITKVADESYFKDHIASGQFDLALYSWPASAFPATDARPIYAKPVPAADGSLNVEQNYTRVGTDQVDQLFDQAVSTLDEDESRGLIRKADSRIWAAAGSIPLYQRPQLTAARTNIANAGAFGFQTPVFEDMGFLRKGAAHPSASPTEK
- the typA gene encoding translational GTPase TypA — its product is MATRHDIRNVAIVAHVDHGKTTIVDGMLKQAGAFAAHQLEGVDDRMMDSNDLEREKGITILAKNTAVKYHPKDGGDVITINIIDTPGHADFGGEVERGLSMVDGVVLLVDASEGPLPQTRFVLRKALQQRLPVILCINKTDRPDSRIDEVVNETYDLFLDLDADEEQIEFPIVYACGRDGIASLTKPENGTVPADSNSLEPFFSTILQHIPAPTYDEDAPLQAHVTNLDADNFLGRIALLRVEQGELRKGQTVTWIKRDGSMSNVRITELLMTEALTRKPAEVAGPGDICAVAGIADIMIGETLADPENPIPLPLITVDEPAISMTIGTNTSPLVGRGGTGKGADNKAAVKDRKVTARQVKDRLDRELIGNVSLRVLDTERPDAWEVQGRGELALAILVEQMRREGFELTIGKPQVVTKEVDGKTYEPVERMTIDVPEEHMGAVTQLMGVRKGRMDNMSNHGSGWVRMEFVVPSRGLIGFRTEFLTQTRGTGIGHSIHEGFEPWFGNLQTRNNGSLVADRAGAVTAFAMTNLQERGVLFTEPGTEVYEGMIVGENSRSDDMDVNITKEKKLTNMRSSSADSFEAIVPPRKLSLEQSLEFCRDDECVEVTPEAVRIRKVNLDARERARAASRAKHG